A window from Roseburia sp. 499 encodes these proteins:
- the atpD gene encoding F0F1 ATP synthase subunit beta produces the protein MEQGKIVQVMGPVVDVEFENCELPEIKDALEVDNDGKRCVMEVAQHIGNNTVRCIMLASSEGLHKDMVVTATGSGIKVPVGEKTLGRLFNVLGETLDKGGSLEQEEHWVIHRDPPTFEEQSPVVEMLETGIKVIDLLAPYAKGGKIGLFGGAGVGKTVLIQELIHNIATEHGGYSIFTGVGERSREGNDLWTEMSESGVLEKTALVFGQMNEPPGARMRVAETGLTMAEYFRDEKHQNVLLFIDNIFRFTQAGSEVSALLGRMPSAVGYQPTLATEMGELQERIASTKNGSVTSVQAVYVPADDLTDPAPATTFAHLDATTVLSRKIVEQGIYPAVDPLESNSRILEADVVGEEHYQTARRVQEVLQKYKELQDIIAILGMEELSEEDKLTVYRARKVQKFLSQPFSVAENFTGIQGKYVPVQETIRGFKAILDGEMDEYPENAFFNVGTIDEVKEKAEQMKESAEE, from the coding sequence ATGGAACAAGGCAAAATTGTCCAGGTTATGGGACCGGTAGTCGACGTAGAGTTTGAAAATTGTGAACTTCCGGAAATCAAAGATGCGTTGGAAGTAGATAACGACGGAAAACGTTGTGTCATGGAAGTGGCACAGCATATTGGAAATAATACCGTACGTTGCATTATGCTTGCTTCCAGTGAAGGACTGCATAAAGATATGGTAGTTACTGCAACTGGAAGTGGTATTAAGGTTCCGGTTGGAGAAAAGACGTTGGGACGTCTGTTTAACGTTTTAGGCGAAACATTAGATAAGGGAGGGTCTTTGGAACAGGAAGAACACTGGGTTATTCATAGAGATCCGCCAACTTTTGAGGAACAGAGTCCGGTTGTAGAAATGTTAGAGACAGGAATTAAAGTAATTGACCTTTTGGCTCCATATGCCAAAGGAGGTAAGATTGGTCTGTTTGGTGGTGCCGGAGTTGGTAAGACTGTGTTGATTCAGGAGTTGATTCACAATATTGCCACAGAGCATGGTGGATATTCCATTTTTACCGGAGTTGGAGAACGTTCCCGTGAAGGAAATGATCTTTGGACTGAAATGAGTGAATCCGGTGTATTAGAAAAAACAGCATTGGTGTTCGGACAGATGAACGAGCCGCCTGGAGCTCGTATGCGTGTAGCGGAAACCGGACTTACTATGGCAGAATATTTCCGTGATGAGAAGCATCAGAACGTGTTATTATTTATTGATAATATTTTCCGTTTTACTCAGGCTGGTTCAGAGGTTTCAGCATTATTGGGACGTATGCCTTCGGCAGTAGGATATCAGCCTACATTAGCAACGGAAATGGGTGAGTTACAGGAAAGAATTGCATCTACGAAAAATGGTTCTGTCACTTCCGTGCAGGCAGTATATGTGCCGGCAGATGACTTGACAGACCCGGCTCCTGCAACTACATTCGCTCATTTGGATGCTACAACAGTATTATCCAGAAAAATTGTAGAACAGGGTATTTATCCGGCAGTTGACCCATTGGAGTCCAATTCCCGTATTTTGGAGGCAGACGTAGTAGGAGAAGAACATTACCAGACTGCAAGACGTGTACAGGAAGTATTGCAGAAGTACAAGGAATTACAGGATATTATTGCAATTCTTGGTATGGAAGAATTGTCTGAAGAGGATAAGCTTACTGTATATCGTGCCAGAAAGGTACAGAAGTTCTTATCACAGCCATTTAGTGTTGCAGAGAATTTTACTGGGATACAAGGAAAGTATGTGCCGGTGCAGGAAACTATCCGTGGATTTAAGGCAATTTTAGATGGTGAAATGGATGAGTATCCGGAAAACGCATTTTTCAATGTAGGAACCATTGATGAGGTAAAAGAAAAGGCAGAGCAAATGAAAGAATCCGCCGAAGAATAG
- a CDS encoding ATP-binding protein, producing the protein MYRNALEKLKKWKDKKHRLPLILMGARQVGKTWLMKEFGVQCFEEVCYINFENPGQVADIFEGTIVPSRMIELLGAYHGKKIEPEKTLIIFDEIQEVPRALTSLKYFAEEAPEYAICCAGSLLGVTLHEGTSFPVGKVDFITINPLSFDEFLLANGEEMLVDWTREHYQEKMPEMLSEKYLDYLKKYFIIGGMPTAVSTWLETKDFSEVTERQRRLLLSYENDFSKHAPGNVVPKIHHVWNSIPSQLAKENKKFIYGLAKEGARAREYEDALLWLKDSGIVRRVGLVTGGRLPLKGYEDLKAFKIYLLDVGLLRTLCEIEPEIILDSEAVFKEFMGTLTEQFVLQELQATEVASNIYYWSEGATSEVDYIFSYKNQVIPVEAKAGLSVHAQSLKVFCKKYEPKTAIRTSLKPFRVDNGLINLPLYQLWNVKAILEAERNL; encoded by the coding sequence ATGTATCGGAATGCATTGGAAAAACTTAAGAAATGGAAAGATAAAAAGCATAGACTACCATTGATTTTAATGGGTGCAAGGCAGGTTGGAAAAACATGGCTCATGAAAGAGTTTGGAGTACAGTGCTTTGAAGAAGTCTGCTATATTAATTTTGAAAATCCGGGGCAGGTAGCAGATATTTTCGAAGGTACCATTGTTCCATCAAGAATGATAGAGTTGTTGGGAGCATATCATGGAAAAAAAATAGAGCCGGAAAAAACATTGATTATATTTGATGAAATACAAGAGGTTCCAAGAGCGCTTACATCATTAAAATATTTTGCCGAAGAAGCACCAGAGTATGCGATTTGTTGTGCAGGCTCGCTGTTGGGTGTGACTTTGCATGAAGGAACGTCTTTTCCGGTGGGAAAGGTTGATTTTATTACAATTAATCCACTTTCTTTTGACGAATTTCTTCTTGCAAATGGGGAAGAGATGTTAGTGGATTGGACAAGGGAACATTATCAGGAAAAAATGCCGGAAATGTTATCGGAAAAATATTTGGATTATCTAAAAAAATATTTTATCATAGGCGGGATGCCTACAGCAGTGTCCACGTGGCTTGAAACTAAGGATTTTTCAGAGGTGACAGAAAGACAGAGACGTCTATTGTTATCTTATGAAAATGATTTTTCAAAGCATGCTCCGGGAAATGTGGTTCCTAAAATTCATCATGTCTGGAATTCCATTCCATCTCAACTTGCAAAGGAAAATAAGAAATTTATTTATGGTCTGGCGAAGGAAGGTGCACGTGCAAGAGAGTATGAGGATGCTCTATTATGGCTGAAAGACAGTGGAATAGTACGAAGAGTAGGATTGGTAACAGGCGGAAGGCTTCCACTAAAGGGATATGAAGATTTAAAGGCTTTTAAGATATATCTTTTGGATGTAGGACTTTTGAGAACTTTATGTGAAATCGAACCGGAAATTATTTTAGATTCAGAGGCAGTGTTTAAGGAATTTATGGGAACACTTACAGAACAGTTTGTGCTTCAGGAACTTCAGGCAACAGAAGTTGCATCGAACATTTATTATTGGAGTGAAGGAGCAACATCAGAAGTTGATTATATTTTTTCCTATAAGAATCAGGTTATTCCGGTGGAAGCAAAGGCAGGTCTTTCTGTACATGCACAAAGTCTTAAGGTTTTTTGTAAAAAATATGAACCTAAAACAGCAATAAGAACTTCTTTAAAGCCGTTTCGCGTTGATAATGGACTTATTAATTTACCCTTATATCAATTATGGAATGTGAAAGCAATACTGGAGGCAGAGAGAAATTTATAG
- the atpG gene encoding ATP synthase F1 subunit gamma, which produces MANTKEIQSRMKSIQDTMKITNAMYMISSSKLKKSKKSLEETEPYFYTLQSTMSRILRHVPDMESIYFDQRENKKPEERHTGYIVVTADKGMAGAYNHNVLKVAEEHLKESDNPVLFVLGELGRQYFEHKKFPIEEQFHYTVQNPTLNRARNIAETILEWYSQERLDEVYIIYTRMINAVQAEAEVRQLLPLKKADFSQQMPIGVMMEELALLPTPEAVMDRIVPDYIVGFVYGALVESYSSEQNSRMMAMQAATDSAKEMLRELDILYNRARQAAITQEITEVIAGAKAQKKKKEQGGK; this is translated from the coding sequence ATGGCTAATACGAAGGAAATCCAGAGCCGAATGAAGAGTATTCAGGATACCATGAAGATTACCAATGCCATGTATATGATTTCCTCTTCCAAACTGAAGAAGTCGAAGAAGAGTCTGGAAGAAACGGAGCCGTACTTTTATACCCTACAGTCAACTATGAGCCGTATATTAAGACATGTTCCGGATATGGAAAGTATTTATTTTGACCAGCGTGAAAACAAGAAACCGGAGGAAAGACATACAGGATATATTGTAGTTACTGCGGACAAAGGAATGGCAGGTGCCTACAATCACAATGTATTGAAGGTGGCTGAGGAACATCTGAAGGAAAGTGATAATCCGGTGCTTTTTGTGCTAGGAGAATTAGGAAGACAGTACTTTGAACATAAAAAATTTCCGATTGAAGAACAGTTCCATTATACAGTACAGAATCCAACACTGAATCGTGCAAGAAATATAGCAGAGACCATATTAGAATGGTATAGTCAGGAACGGCTGGATGAAGTGTATATTATTTATACCAGAATGATAAATGCAGTGCAGGCTGAGGCAGAGGTTCGGCAACTTCTTCCACTGAAAAAGGCAGACTTTAGCCAGCAGATGCCAATTGGTGTTATGATGGAAGAATTAGCATTATTGCCAACACCGGAAGCGGTAATGGATCGAATCGTTCCGGATTATATAGTAGGTTTTGTATATGGAGCATTGGTGGAATCTTATTCCAGTGAGCAGAATTCCAGAATGATGGCAATGCAGGCTGCTACGGATAGTGCAAAAGAGATGTTAAGAGAATTAGATATTTTATATAACCGGGCAAGGCAGGCTGCGATTACACAAGAGATTACAGAGGTAATTGCAGGAGCAAAGGCCCAGAAGAAAAAGAAAGAACAAGGTGGAAAGTAA
- the atpH gene encoding ATP synthase F1 subunit delta, which translates to MTQTAINYAKALHELNISRESMRTVEEIIKTVPTVSEVLEAPIISKEEKRRVTDRIFPEETRSFIKLLCDYDRADQLLNICEAYEIEYRRIHHILKAEIYSAKPLGDEKKQEIEKFLQEKYPDMTCQLSYEIEKKLMGGTLIKAGNMEYDNSYEGRLHQLELKLTGR; encoded by the coding sequence ATGACACAGACAGCTATTAATTATGCGAAGGCACTTCATGAACTGAATATCAGTAGGGAAAGCATGCGTACAGTAGAGGAGATAATAAAAACAGTTCCTACTGTTAGTGAAGTGTTAGAAGCCCCGATAATTTCAAAGGAAGAAAAGAGGCGTGTGACAGACCGGATTTTCCCGGAGGAGACAAGGTCTTTTATTAAACTTTTGTGTGATTATGACAGGGCAGATCAGCTTTTGAATATCTGTGAGGCATATGAAATAGAATACAGACGTATTCATCATATTTTAAAGGCTGAAATTTATTCAGCAAAGCCTCTGGGTGATGAGAAAAAGCAGGAAATTGAGAAGTTTTTACAGGAAAAATATCCTGATATGACATGTCAGTTATCCTATGAGATTGAAAAAAAATTGATGGGAGGAACCCTTATTAAGGCTGGAAACATGGAATATGATAACAGCTACGAGGGACGTTTGCATCAATTGGAATTAAAATTAACCGGGAGGTGA
- the atpC gene encoding ATP synthase F1 subunit epsilon — protein MNTFFLKVIAADHTFFQGKCQALTVPAIDGEKGILPHHEDMVIAVNDGEIRVTAEDGTVHIGIVGMGFVQIINNRVTLLVETAERPEDIDARRAKEAQERAMEQMRQKQSIQEFHHSQASLARAMSRLKATSKYNQ, from the coding sequence ATGAATACATTCTTTTTAAAGGTAATTGCAGCAGACCATACTTTTTTTCAGGGAAAATGTCAGGCATTGACAGTTCCGGCAATTGATGGTGAAAAAGGAATTCTTCCTCACCATGAGGATATGGTAATTGCAGTAAATGATGGTGAAATCCGTGTGACAGCAGAAGATGGCACTGTACATATTGGTATTGTAGGAATGGGATTTGTGCAGATTATCAATAACCGTGTGACTTTATTGGTAGAAACAGCAGAAAGACCGGAGGATATTGATGCCAGAAGAGCAAAAGAGGCTCAAGAACGTGCCATGGAGCAGATGCGACAGAAGCAGAGCATACAGGAATTTCATCATTCCCAGGCATCTCTGGCACGTGCAATGTCAAGATTAAAGGCTACAAGTAAATATAATCAGTAA
- the atpA gene encoding F0F1 ATP synthase subunit alpha, with protein sequence MSAISASDIISIIKSEIEHYDWEKEGQETGKVIWVGDGIATVYGIDHAVYGEIVVFENGLKGMVQDIRRNEIGCILFGKDTGIKEGTKVVRTKKRAGIPVGDAYIGRIINALGEPIDGKGEIKSEEYRPMEQDAPGILERKSVNTPMETGILAIDSMFPIGRGQRELIIGDRQTGKTAIAIDTILNQKGKDVICVYVAIGQKASSVAKIVSTLQQHDAMDYTIVLSSTASDPASLQYVAPYAGTALAEYFMYKGKDVLIIYDDLSKHAVAYRALSLLLERSPGREAYPGDVFYLHSRLLERSSRLSDELGGGSITALPIIETQAGDLSAYIPTNVISITDGQIFLESDLFFSGMRPAVNVGLSVSRVGGAAQTKAMKKATGSIRIDLAQFREMEVFTQFSSDLDESTKEQLAHGKVLMELLKQPLCHPMSMAEQVITLCVANRGILDEVPVPKVKETQMNLLAHMADAHPELVKEITEQKVLTDETAEKIIVAAKEYVQTAGI encoded by the coding sequence GTGAGTGCAATCAGCGCATCAGATATTATTTCCATTATTAAAAGCGAAATTGAGCACTATGACTGGGAAAAAGAAGGACAGGAAACAGGTAAGGTTATCTGGGTCGGTGACGGAATTGCAACAGTATATGGAATTGACCATGCTGTATACGGTGAAATCGTCGTTTTTGAAAATGGATTAAAAGGTATGGTACAGGATATCAGAAGAAACGAAATTGGATGTATTCTGTTTGGAAAAGATACCGGAATCAAGGAAGGAACGAAGGTTGTTCGGACAAAAAAAAGAGCAGGTATTCCGGTGGGAGATGCCTATATAGGAAGAATTATCAATGCTCTTGGTGAGCCAATCGATGGAAAGGGAGAAATCAAGTCGGAAGAGTATCGCCCAATGGAACAGGACGCTCCTGGAATTTTAGAGCGTAAGTCTGTAAATACACCAATGGAAACGGGAATTCTTGCGATTGATTCTATGTTTCCGATTGGACGTGGACAGCGTGAATTGATTATTGGTGATAGACAGACTGGTAAGACTGCAATTGCTATTGATACTATTTTAAACCAGAAGGGAAAAGATGTTATCTGCGTTTATGTGGCAATCGGTCAGAAGGCATCCAGTGTTGCTAAGATAGTATCCACATTACAGCAACATGATGCTATGGACTACACGATTGTACTTTCTTCCACAGCAAGTGATCCGGCGTCTTTACAGTATGTTGCCCCATATGCAGGTACCGCATTGGCAGAATACTTTATGTATAAAGGTAAGGATGTGCTAATCATATATGATGATTTATCCAAGCATGCGGTAGCATATCGAGCATTATCCTTGTTATTGGAACGTTCTCCGGGACGTGAAGCATATCCGGGAGATGTATTCTATCTTCATTCCAGACTTCTGGAGCGTTCTAGTCGTCTGAGTGATGAGTTGGGTGGTGGTTCTATTACAGCACTGCCGATTATTGAAACACAGGCAGGAGACTTATCAGCCTATATTCCGACTAATGTAATTTCTATTACAGATGGTCAGATTTTCTTAGAGAGTGATTTGTTTTTCTCTGGTATGAGACCGGCAGTAAATGTAGGTCTTTCGGTATCTCGTGTAGGTGGAGCCGCACAGACCAAGGCAATGAAAAAAGCAACCGGAAGTATACGTATCGATTTGGCCCAGTTCCGTGAAATGGAAGTATTTACTCAGTTTAGTTCCGATTTGGATGAAAGTACCAAGGAACAGTTAGCACACGGAAAAGTTTTGATGGAGTTACTAAAACAGCCGTTGTGTCATCCAATGAGTATGGCAGAGCAGGTAATTACCCTTTGTGTGGCAAATAGAGGTATTTTAGATGAGGTTCCAGTGCCGAAGGTAAAGGAAACACAGATGAATCTATTAGCTCACATGGCAGATGCTCATCCGGAATTGGTAAAAGAGATTACGGAACAGAAGGTGCTGACAGATGAGACAGCGGAAAAAATCATAGTAGCTGCGAAGGAATATGTGCAGACAGCAGGAATATAA